A single Tuberibacillus sp. Marseille-P3662 DNA region contains:
- a CDS encoding glucose 1-dehydrogenase, producing MELFSLKNQVAIVTGGSRGLGKAIALGLAKAGADIAIVQRSEEEPEIVEEIKSLGRRCFVIHYDLSDTTNVENIIDKVFNQYGRLDILVNNAGAQYRSLSEEFPEEKWDFVMDVNAKSVFKLCQAAGKYMLQNNHGKIINIASLLSFQGGYTVPAYAASKGAVVQMTKALSNEWAKRGINVNAIAPGYMATDMNEALIADETRNRQILERIPADRWGNPEDLVGAAILLASDASNYIHGETITVDGGWMGR from the coding sequence ATGGAATTGTTTAGTTTGAAGAATCAGGTGGCGATCGTGACAGGTGGTAGTCGCGGATTAGGAAAAGCGATTGCATTAGGACTTGCAAAAGCAGGTGCGGATATTGCTATTGTTCAAAGGTCTGAAGAAGAACCAGAGATAGTGGAAGAAATTAAGAGTCTGGGTCGGCGTTGTTTTGTGATTCATTATGACTTAAGTGATACCACAAACGTGGAAAATATTATAGATAAGGTGTTCAACCAATATGGTCGGTTGGATATTCTTGTTAACAATGCAGGAGCACAATACCGTTCACTGTCAGAAGAATTTCCCGAGGAAAAATGGGACTTTGTCATGGACGTCAATGCCAAGTCGGTATTTAAATTATGCCAAGCAGCCGGCAAGTATATGCTTCAAAATAACCATGGGAAAATTATCAACATTGCTTCTCTTCTATCCTTTCAAGGGGGATATACTGTCCCTGCATATGCGGCAAGCAAAGGTGCTGTGGTCCAAATGACAAAAGCCTTATCTAATGAGTGGGCAAAACGTGGTATTAATGTCAATGCTATTGCTCCTGGATACATGGCAACAGACATGAATGAAGCTTTAATTGCTGATGAAACAAGAAACCGCCAAATTCTTGAACGTATCCCGGCAGACCGCTGGGGTAATCCTGAAGATTTGGTTGGTGCTGCTATTTTACTCGCATCTGATGCATCCAATTACATACATGGTGAGACGATTACAGTGGATGGTGGTTGGATGGGAAGGTAA
- a CDS encoding aldo/keto reductase, producing the protein MNKALEDKLGFGTAPLGNMYRDVSEEEARATIEAAWDQGIRYFDTAPFYGAGLSEIRLGDVLSQHHRDDYLLSTKVGRVISDELEEKNGLFEQGRKNKVITDYSEDATLRSIEQSLERLQTDRLDFVYVHDISPDFHGDEWITKYDTARKGAFRVLTRLRDEGVIKSWGIGVNRTEPIELALELEEAHPDLCLLATRYTLLNHEHALQRLMPTAQDKGVSIAVGGPYSSGILVGGSHYDYGEAPSNITSKVDRMKAIAQRHQVSLKAAALQFSAAHPAVFAVIPGTTRPERINEDLTAMKADIPSDFWQEMREHGLVSPDAPLPI; encoded by the coding sequence ATGAACAAAGCGTTAGAAGATAAACTAGGATTCGGAACAGCTCCTCTAGGCAATATGTACCGTGATGTTTCAGAAGAGGAAGCCAGGGCTACAATTGAGGCGGCCTGGGATCAGGGGATTCGATATTTTGATACAGCGCCTTTTTATGGTGCGGGTTTATCTGAAATACGATTAGGTGACGTTTTATCGCAACATCATCGAGATGATTATTTGTTAAGCACAAAAGTAGGACGGGTAATCTCAGATGAATTGGAAGAGAAAAACGGACTGTTCGAACAGGGCCGTAAGAATAAAGTGATTACGGACTACAGTGAAGATGCAACGCTGCGATCGATAGAACAGAGCTTGGAACGCTTACAAACAGACCGGCTGGACTTCGTCTATGTCCATGATATTTCCCCGGATTTCCATGGGGATGAATGGATAACGAAGTATGATACGGCGAGAAAAGGAGCCTTCCGCGTACTAACACGCCTTCGTGACGAGGGTGTTATTAAATCTTGGGGCATTGGCGTCAACCGGACAGAACCAATCGAGCTTGCATTGGAGCTAGAAGAAGCTCATCCAGATCTATGCTTGTTGGCTACTCGCTATACCTTATTAAATCATGAGCATGCGCTGCAGCGCTTAATGCCTACCGCCCAAGACAAAGGTGTTAGCATTGCTGTCGGTGGACCGTATAGTTCGGGTATCTTAGTCGGAGGCTCTCACTATGATTATGGAGAAGCGCCTTCTAACATTACATCAAAAGTCGATCGAATGAAAGCCATCGCACAGCGCCACCAGGTGAGCCTAAAAGCCGCAGCCTTGCAATTTTCAGCAGCGCATCCAGCTGTCTTCGCTGTTATCCCCGGTACCACACGTCCCGAGAGGATTAACGAAGACCTAACAGCCATGAAAGCTGATATTCCATCGGACTTCTGGCAGGAGATGCGTGAACATGGACTGGTTTCACCAGACGCACCGTTGCCCATTTAG
- a CDS encoding SDR family NAD(P)-dependent oxidoreductase, translated as MPDLKNHVILITGANRGQGKAIAEHLASLGGTVVVGARNYEKAQEVAEAIGEDHAYPVQLDVTKESQWKAATDEIIDKLGKINVLVNNAGALKRKPFTDITMEDYQHLINVNQLGVFQGMQAVIPHMEKQQKGSIINNLSISAFAPIGHSSAYAATKASVVAMSKAAAIELGQKGIRVNMVHPGGIETEMATQGEGVPDFYNSVPLGRIGQPIEIARAVAFLASDESSYCTGTEIVVDGGMTLGAREE; from the coding sequence ATGCCTGACTTAAAAAACCACGTAATCCTTATCACAGGTGCCAATCGTGGTCAGGGAAAAGCTATCGCTGAGCACCTTGCTTCATTAGGTGGCACTGTGGTCGTTGGTGCCCGGAATTATGAAAAAGCTCAGGAAGTGGCAGAGGCCATTGGTGAAGACCATGCCTATCCGGTTCAGCTGGATGTCACAAAGGAATCACAGTGGAAAGCAGCTACGGATGAAATTATAGATAAATTGGGTAAAATCAATGTACTCGTTAATAATGCTGGAGCTCTAAAACGCAAACCGTTTACAGACATAACGATGGAAGATTATCAACACTTGATTAATGTGAATCAGCTCGGAGTATTTCAGGGGATGCAGGCGGTTATTCCCCATATGGAAAAGCAGCAGAAAGGTTCTATTATAAACAATTTGTCGATCTCTGCGTTTGCCCCAATCGGTCATTCTTCGGCTTATGCTGCCACAAAAGCATCTGTGGTGGCCATGTCTAAAGCAGCCGCCATTGAATTGGGACAAAAGGGAATCCGGGTTAATATGGTTCATCCGGGCGGAATTGAAACAGAAATGGCCACCCAAGGTGAGGGAGTTCCGGACTTTTATAATTCGGTTCCTCTGGGACGTATCGGACAGCCGATTGAAATTGCCCGGGCTGTAGCGTTCCTTGCTTCTGATGAAAGTTCATATTGCACAGGAACAGAAATTGTTGTTGATGGAGGTATGACATTGGGGGCTAGGGAAGAATAA
- a CDS encoding MMPL family transporter: MKFGRAVAGSKSRWVILSIWVLVVSLLSVIWPQVNDEAVGTNQLLPEDAMSVKASKIIDEQFSDGQGVPLLIVWHRQNGLKQADFKAVQSLYKHLDDKPLDQQTMVPEFGKMPMQVLVQSASKDGEALTTPVFFDNAASTEHLQQSLAALKEKINHLTEGTSFNGDISAEGLHTRFTGPVAIQTDAKELFSQADVTLLIATVLLVLVLLVVLYRSPILALVPLIGVGFAYGVISPILGFFASQGWIVVDTQTTSIMTVLLFGAGTDYCLFLVSRYRDELQVEPNKYKALQSAIAHSGGAIMMSALTTAIGLVTLSLAQYASYERFAVPFSFAIIMIAVAVMTLLPAILAILGRTAFFPFKPRTEKMVQELEKKKGKSISRRKNKSRLSQKASKWVIKKPWKVIIFCLILLGGLATFTSKTEYTYGVFDAFPKDTPSREGFTIMADHYSAGGIAPVQMIVDTEGQEVVLQEKLASLSFVKRVSHPVSGKDNTHLKKLEVTLSVDPYSSKAVAKMPELKKVVVNTLEKAEVDHANEHVWIGGETATLYDTKKITSRDQNLIVPVILVIIASLLLLYLRSIIAMIYLLLTVVLSYMSALGLGWLLIHYGMGAPAMQGLIPLYAFVFLVALGGDYNLFMVSSIWKKREHMPLNKAIAEGVVDTSSVITSAGLILAGTFSVLAVMPMQVLVQFGTVTAIGVLLDTFIVRPLLVPAITKVLGNYAFWPGQLWKKEDIDHPVTKKVDEKNHESYH, encoded by the coding sequence ATGAAGTTTGGGAGAGCAGTTGCCGGTTCGAAAAGTCGATGGGTTATATTAAGCATTTGGGTTCTAGTGGTTAGCCTTTTATCAGTGATTTGGCCCCAGGTTAACGATGAAGCCGTTGGGACGAATCAATTGCTTCCTGAAGATGCGATGTCTGTCAAGGCATCAAAGATCATTGACGAACAGTTTTCAGACGGTCAGGGTGTTCCATTATTAATCGTATGGCATCGTCAAAACGGGTTAAAACAAGCGGATTTTAAGGCGGTTCAATCGCTTTATAAGCATTTGGATGACAAGCCGCTTGATCAGCAGACGATGGTGCCGGAATTTGGCAAAATGCCCATGCAGGTACTTGTCCAGTCCGCATCAAAAGATGGAGAAGCATTAACAACACCGGTGTTTTTTGATAACGCTGCGTCAACAGAACATTTACAACAGTCATTAGCAGCACTGAAAGAAAAAATCAATCATCTAACAGAAGGAACTTCTTTTAATGGAGATATTTCTGCTGAGGGATTACACACCCGGTTCACAGGCCCGGTAGCCATTCAAACGGATGCAAAAGAACTGTTTAGCCAGGCCGATGTAACGTTACTCATCGCAACCGTGCTACTGGTGTTAGTGTTACTCGTCGTTTTGTACCGTTCACCGATTCTAGCACTCGTCCCGCTGATTGGGGTAGGATTTGCTTATGGAGTGATCAGTCCAATCCTTGGATTTTTTGCAAGTCAAGGGTGGATTGTCGTAGATACACAGACGACCTCCATTATGACGGTCCTCTTGTTTGGGGCGGGGACCGATTACTGCTTGTTCCTTGTTTCGCGATATCGCGATGAATTACAGGTGGAACCCAATAAATACAAAGCTCTGCAGTCTGCCATCGCTCATTCTGGTGGCGCGATTATGATGAGTGCTCTGACCACAGCCATCGGATTAGTAACGTTATCCTTGGCACAATATGCATCTTATGAGCGTTTTGCGGTTCCATTTAGTTTTGCCATCATAATGATCGCCGTCGCGGTTATGACACTGCTGCCAGCTATTCTGGCCATACTCGGAAGAACCGCCTTCTTTCCATTTAAACCAAGAACGGAAAAAATGGTTCAGGAGTTGGAGAAAAAGAAAGGCAAATCCATATCCCGACGTAAAAACAAGAGCCGACTTAGTCAAAAGGCTAGCAAATGGGTTATTAAGAAACCTTGGAAAGTCATCATCTTTTGCCTGATTCTTCTAGGGGGATTAGCGACATTTACATCCAAAACGGAATATACCTATGGTGTTTTTGATGCCTTTCCGAAGGATACGCCGTCCCGTGAAGGTTTTACCATCATGGCTGATCATTATTCTGCAGGTGGGATAGCGCCGGTTCAGATGATTGTTGATACAGAAGGTCAAGAGGTTGTTTTACAGGAGAAATTAGCTTCTTTATCTTTTGTCAAAAGAGTAAGCCATCCGGTTTCTGGTAAAGATAATACTCATTTAAAGAAGTTAGAAGTGACATTATCCGTCGATCCATACTCGTCCAAGGCTGTCGCGAAAATGCCGGAGTTAAAAAAAGTTGTTGTTAACACCCTTGAAAAGGCGGAGGTTGACCATGCAAACGAACACGTCTGGATAGGTGGAGAAACGGCAACGTTATATGATACGAAAAAAATAACGAGTCGGGATCAGAATCTCATTGTCCCTGTCATCCTTGTGATCATAGCATCATTGCTGCTACTCTATTTACGTTCAATTATAGCAATGATCTATCTTCTTCTAACGGTTGTGCTTTCCTACATGTCAGCCTTGGGCCTAGGTTGGTTGTTGATTCATTACGGTATGGGTGCACCTGCTATGCAAGGGCTTATTCCGTTATATGCCTTTGTCTTCTTAGTTGCCCTAGGGGGAGATTACAACCTATTTATGGTCTCGAGCATATGGAAAAAACGAGAACACATGCCGTTAAATAAGGCGATTGCGGAAGGTGTTGTCGACACCAGCAGTGTCATCACTTCAGCGGGTCTGATTTTGGCAGGCACATTCTCAGTTTTGGCGGTCATGCCCATGCAGGTTCTCGTACAGTTTGGAACGGTAACAGCTATAGGGGTTTTATTAGATACATTTATTGTTCGCCCATTACTGGTTCCAGCTATCACAAAAGTCCTTGGAAACTATGCATTTTGGCCTGGTCAGCTTTGGAAAAAGGAAGACATTGATCATCCGGTTACGAAAAAGGTTGATGAGAAAAATCATGAGTCGTATCATTAA
- a CDS encoding TetR/AcrR family transcriptional regulator, translating to MTDNNRRSIGRPRSDEQSQPTHRIILQAAMDLFLTYGYQEVSVDDVAKKCNFTKATIYYYYKSKGELFTETIVQMMFQIRRHIQSILQEDIPLRTRLQKILEEHLKATNDIDLDGFMRETKNALSQDQIKTMQAAEEDIYKVIEKTFEDALTAGEISHINPSFAALMYISLVKAGNYRDTDNQAIFTSAEEAAEQITHFFWNGLFSN from the coding sequence TTGACGGACAATAACAGGCGTTCAATCGGCAGACCTCGTTCCGATGAACAAAGTCAGCCAACCCATCGAATCATTCTCCAGGCAGCAATGGACCTTTTTTTAACTTATGGTTATCAAGAAGTATCAGTGGATGATGTCGCAAAAAAATGCAACTTCACCAAGGCGACTATATACTATTACTATAAAAGTAAAGGAGAATTATTCACCGAAACCATCGTTCAGATGATGTTTCAGATTCGCAGGCACATTCAATCAATATTACAAGAGGACATTCCCTTACGTACCCGCCTCCAAAAAATATTAGAGGAACATTTGAAAGCAACCAATGATATTGATTTGGACGGGTTTATGAGAGAAACGAAAAATGCATTGTCTCAAGATCAGATTAAAACAATGCAAGCAGCAGAAGAAGACATTTATAAAGTTATTGAAAAGACTTTCGAAGATGCGCTGACAGCTGGAGAAATCAGTCATATCAATCCGTCGTTTGCAGCCCTTATGTATATCTCTCTCGTAAAGGCTGGTAATTATAGAGACACAGATAACCAGGCCATTTTCACCTCCGCTGAGGAAGCTGCAGAACAAATAACCCACTTCTTCTGGAATGGCCTTTTTTCAAATTGA
- a CDS encoding DUF3231 family protein, with product MTKEQEPLTSSELATLWVVYEKKTMMVRIIDFFLVHNQDPEARKIFQSFIKGESKFVKELSQIFKQEGAAVPVGFTENDVNHSAPKLYDDIFEVMYLRTMMKIASGIHALHISMSYRKDIMNLYQKFTKYAEAFCEETTQYLLDKGVLPKSPYINLPKHVEFAKTKDYRSGLKLTGHRRPLNAVEVAYLYQTVEANIAGMKLMTGFAQVAKAKDIRQYFFRGKELSKQITKTFSNILMESDINAPATSAGRVTNSTMSPFSDKLMMYNTSLLNSFALGSNAIGTTFSLRKDLPLKMMGTAKDILDFASDGGDLMIEHGLMEEPPQMEDRTQLSKGQNG from the coding sequence GTGACCAAAGAACAGGAGCCGCTAACATCCTCAGAGCTTGCCACACTTTGGGTCGTTTATGAAAAAAAGACCATGATGGTCAGGATTATTGATTTCTTCTTAGTCCATAATCAGGATCCAGAGGCAAGAAAAATATTTCAATCGTTTATAAAAGGGGAAAGTAAATTTGTTAAGGAATTAAGTCAGATATTTAAACAAGAAGGGGCAGCCGTCCCGGTTGGATTTACCGAAAATGATGTGAATCATAGTGCGCCTAAGTTGTATGATGACATTTTTGAAGTCATGTATTTACGTACAATGATGAAAATTGCATCGGGTATCCACGCCTTACATATATCGATGAGTTACCGGAAGGACATCATGAACCTGTATCAAAAGTTCACTAAATATGCAGAAGCGTTCTGTGAAGAAACAACACAGTATTTGCTTGATAAAGGGGTGCTTCCAAAATCCCCGTATATTAACCTTCCGAAACATGTAGAATTCGCTAAGACTAAAGATTATCGGTCAGGATTGAAATTAACGGGTCACAGAAGACCTTTAAATGCTGTTGAAGTCGCTTATCTATATCAGACGGTTGAAGCGAATATTGCAGGCATGAAACTAATGACAGGCTTTGCTCAAGTCGCCAAGGCAAAGGATATACGGCAATACTTTTTCCGGGGGAAAGAGTTGTCCAAACAAATCACCAAAACATTCAGTAACATATTAATGGAAAGTGATATTAATGCCCCAGCTACATCGGCAGGACGGGTGACGAACTCAACAATGTCGCCGTTTTCAGACAAGCTTATGATGTATAATACGTCTCTATTAAACAGTTTTGCTTTAGGCAGCAATGCCATCGGTACAACCTTCAGTTTGAGAAAAGATTTACCATTAAAAATGATGGGGACGGCGAAAGATATTTTAGATTTTGCGAGTGATGGAGGGGATCTCATGATTGAACACGGATTAATGGAGGAACCCCCTCAAATGGAGGATAGGACCCAATTATCAAAAGGACAGAATGGTTAA
- a CDS encoding nucleoside hydrolase — translation MDIYNRRGGGLLITKKILLFCDPGIDDSLAIMYTMMDPEIELVGIVTGYGNVTKDQATANAAYLVQLAGRKDIPIIPGASNPIQQEEVTFYPEIHGEEGIGPIQPPGNMQYQIYPFDTIRLIIERYSNELIIVDTGRSTTLATAFTLFPDQIKMVHSFYVMGGAFFVPGNVTALAEANFFGDPTSSNYVLKFAHNLTITPLNVTQFAIITPDIVDVVSKNKKNVYAFMIAPVFEYYYEFYKKSIPGISGAPIHDLLTIILVKNPAIVDFIYYDANVVEDKEARGLSYIDLRPTSETGKTAIATKLHYEAFIDEFSKVMLPE, via the coding sequence TTGGACATATACAATAGAAGGGGAGGGGGGCTTCTTATTACGAAAAAAATTCTTTTATTTTGTGATCCTGGAATTGATGATTCTTTGGCAATTATGTATACCATGATGGATCCTGAAATCGAACTGGTTGGTATCGTCACCGGTTATGGTAATGTAACAAAAGACCAGGCGACAGCCAATGCTGCTTATTTGGTACAATTAGCGGGTAGAAAGGACATCCCCATTATTCCTGGTGCTTCCAATCCAATTCAGCAGGAAGAAGTCACGTTTTACCCAGAAATTCACGGTGAGGAAGGCATCGGTCCGATACAGCCTCCTGGTAATATGCAATATCAGATATATCCTTTTGACACCATTCGTCTCATCATAGAACGATATAGCAATGAGCTCATCATTGTAGATACAGGCCGTTCAACGACCCTGGCAACTGCATTTACTCTATTTCCAGATCAAATAAAAATGGTTCATTCTTTTTATGTAATGGGCGGGGCATTCTTTGTTCCGGGTAACGTAACGGCCCTGGCGGAAGCAAATTTCTTTGGAGATCCGACGTCATCTAATTATGTTCTTAAGTTTGCACATAACCTGACGATAACCCCGCTAAATGTCACTCAATTCGCCATTATCACTCCGGATATTGTGGACGTCGTTTCCAAAAACAAGAAAAACGTCTATGCCTTCATGATCGCGCCTGTCTTTGAGTATTACTACGAATTCTATAAAAAAAGTATACCGGGTATTTCGGGTGCTCCTATTCACGATCTTCTCACTATTATACTTGTTAAAAATCCTGCCATCGTTGATTTCATATACTATGATGCAAATGTTGTAGAGGATAAAGAAGCAAGGGGACTGTCCTATATTGACCTTCGACCAACAAGTGAAACAGGAAAAACGGCTATTGCCACCAAACTTCATTATGAAGCATTTATAGATGAATTTAGTAAGGTGATGTTGCCGGAATAA
- the betA gene encoding choline dehydrogenase, translating to MNQTYDYVIVGGGSAGSVLGNRLSKDESCSVLVLEAGRSDYPWDLFIQMPAALMFPSGNRFYDWIYSTDSEPYMNGRRVAHARGKVLGGSSSINGMIYQRGNPMDYERWGSAPGMETWDYAHCLPYFKRLETAFGADPSDEYRGHNGPLKLKRGPATNPLFQAFFDAGVEAGYSKTPDVNGFRQEGFGPFDSHVHNGRRVSASRAYLRPAMRRKNLTVKTRAFVTSIDFDGTRANGVTYKKNGKTYKVNAGEVILSGGAFNTPQLLQLSGVGDADHLRSLGIQPVVDLPGVGENLEDHLEVYIQHACPQPVSEQPSLNKAKMPWIGLQWLLGRTGPAASNHFEGGGFVRSNEDVDYPNLMFHFLPLSVRYDGQKTDTEHGFQVHVGPMYSNSRGSLKIRSRDPFEHPSIVFNYLSTEEDRREWIEAIRVSRKILSQPALAPYNSGEISPGPSVQTDEEILEWVANDAETALHPSCTAKMGPASDPMAVVDPLTMKVHGLDNVRVVDASAMPHTTNGNIHAPVLMLAEKAADIISGQKPMKPEYKDYYRHGVHPKDAGTVEK from the coding sequence ATGAATCAAACATACGACTATGTCATCGTTGGTGGCGGTAGTGCGGGTTCGGTACTGGGCAACCGTCTAAGTAAAGATGAATCGTGCAGTGTATTGGTCTTGGAAGCAGGGCGTAGCGATTATCCATGGGATCTATTTATTCAAATGCCAGCAGCTTTGATGTTCCCGTCAGGCAATCGCTTCTATGACTGGATCTACTCGACTGACTCTGAGCCTTATATGAATGGACGGCGTGTCGCGCATGCCCGGGGAAAAGTCCTTGGGGGATCGAGTTCCATCAACGGCATGATTTATCAGCGTGGCAATCCGATGGACTATGAACGGTGGGGATCTGCCCCGGGTATGGAAACTTGGGACTATGCCCATTGTCTGCCATATTTTAAACGACTGGAAACGGCCTTTGGAGCCGATCCATCTGATGAGTACCGCGGCCACAACGGTCCACTTAAATTAAAGCGCGGACCTGCCACGAACCCTTTATTTCAAGCCTTTTTCGATGCAGGTGTTGAGGCTGGTTACTCTAAAACCCCCGATGTCAATGGTTTTCGTCAGGAAGGATTCGGGCCATTCGATAGTCATGTGCATAACGGCAGACGTGTGTCAGCTTCACGTGCCTATTTACGTCCGGCGATGCGACGCAAAAACCTTACAGTGAAGACGCGTGCTTTTGTTACCAGTATCGATTTTGATGGTACCCGGGCAAATGGGGTGACATACAAAAAGAATGGAAAGACTTATAAGGTTAATGCGGGAGAGGTGATCCTTTCCGGTGGTGCATTTAACACACCACAGCTCCTTCAGCTGTCCGGTGTGGGAGACGCTGATCACTTACGTTCGCTTGGTATTCAACCAGTAGTTGACCTACCGGGTGTAGGGGAAAATCTTGAGGATCATCTTGAAGTATATATTCAGCATGCTTGTCCGCAGCCTGTTTCCGAACAGCCTAGCCTAAATAAAGCAAAAATGCCTTGGATCGGCTTGCAATGGCTACTTGGACGTACTGGCCCGGCAGCATCGAACCATTTTGAAGGTGGAGGTTTCGTCCGTTCGAATGAAGATGTTGATTATCCGAATCTGATGTTCCACTTCCTTCCGCTTTCGGTTCGATATGACGGCCAAAAAACGGATACGGAACATGGATTCCAAGTACACGTTGGACCGATGTACTCGAACTCCCGGGGAAGCCTGAAGATCCGTTCGCGAGATCCTTTTGAGCATCCGAGCATTGTATTTAACTATTTATCTACCGAAGAGGATCGGCGTGAGTGGATTGAAGCCATACGCGTTTCGCGGAAAATTCTTTCCCAGCCAGCGTTAGCGCCTTACAATTCAGGTGAAATTTCCCCAGGGCCTTCTGTCCAAACGGATGAGGAAATTCTGGAGTGGGTCGCGAATGACGCTGAAACAGCACTTCATCCATCCTGCACGGCAAAAATGGGTCCGGCTTCAGATCCGATGGCCGTCGTTGATCCGCTGACCATGAAGGTTCATGGCTTGGATAACGTACGGGTTGTTGATGCGTCTGCTATGCCGCATACGACGAATGGCAATATCCATGCACCGGTGTTGATGTTGGCAGAAAAAGCAGCCGACATCATCTCTGGACAAAAACCAATGAAACCTGAGTATAAGGACTATTATCGTCATGGCGTCCATCCAAAAGATGCAGGCACCGTCGAGAAATAA
- the betB gene encoding betaine-aldehyde dehydrogenase has protein sequence MYINGEWVQALSGETREIINPYNQEVVATAAEGNEKDAQAAIQAARTAFDEGDWRTLPANERGELVYQIGTLIRRDLEELAELETWDTGKTVEESRADMSDIANVFLYFGGLADKDGGEVIESPIPNSESKVVREPVGVCGQITPWNYPLLQAAWKIAPALAAGNTIIMKPSEITPLTTVKVFELIEEAGVPKGVANLVLGPGKSAGAELSTNTDVDLISFTGGIETGKSIMQSASHNVKKIALELGGKNPNVVFADADFETAVDQALNAVFFHAGQVCSAGARLLVEESIHDQFVEALVERAKRIKLGNGFDKDTQSGPLISAEHRAKVEKYVEIGKEEGATLAVGGQRPEAAELQNGFFYLPTIFTNCTSDMRIVQEEVFGPVLTVETFTSKEEAVQFANDTIYGLAGAVWTQDLDKAEFVASRLRLGTVWINDFHPYFAQAPWGGYKQSGIGRELGREGMDEYTEVKHIYRNKQPEPVQWFK, from the coding sequence ATGTATATAAATGGCGAATGGGTTCAAGCCCTGTCCGGAGAGACGCGGGAGATCATTAATCCTTACAATCAAGAAGTCGTTGCAACGGCTGCGGAAGGTAACGAGAAGGACGCCCAAGCAGCGATTCAAGCGGCAAGAACCGCATTTGACGAAGGTGATTGGAGAACGTTGCCCGCTAATGAACGCGGTGAACTTGTCTATCAAATAGGTACATTGATTCGCCGGGATCTTGAAGAACTTGCTGAACTAGAGACATGGGATACGGGTAAAACGGTCGAAGAAAGCCGTGCCGATATGAGTGACATCGCCAATGTTTTTCTTTATTTCGGCGGTTTAGCTGATAAAGATGGCGGTGAAGTGATTGAGTCTCCGATTCCGAACTCTGAAAGTAAAGTCGTCCGTGAGCCTGTCGGTGTCTGTGGGCAAATTACGCCATGGAACTATCCACTACTACAGGCCGCATGGAAAATTGCACCGGCCTTAGCCGCTGGTAACACAATTATTATGAAGCCGAGTGAAATTACACCGCTAACAACGGTTAAAGTCTTTGAACTTATCGAAGAAGCTGGTGTGCCAAAAGGCGTCGCCAATTTAGTGCTTGGCCCTGGGAAATCCGCTGGTGCTGAATTATCTACGAATACCGACGTTGATCTCATTTCATTTACGGGCGGTATCGAAACTGGAAAGTCGATCATGCAATCCGCTAGCCATAATGTGAAAAAAATTGCGCTTGAGCTTGGCGGTAAGAATCCGAATGTGGTTTTTGCTGATGCTGATTTTGAAACAGCAGTTGATCAAGCTTTGAATGCAGTATTTTTTCATGCCGGGCAAGTTTGCTCAGCGGGTGCAAGACTATTAGTTGAAGAAAGTATTCATGATCAGTTTGTGGAAGCCCTAGTTGAACGGGCAAAAAGAATTAAGTTGGGCAACGGCTTTGATAAAGATACACAAAGCGGTCCACTGATTTCCGCTGAACACCGTGCCAAAGTTGAAAAGTACGTCGAGATTGGTAAAGAAGAGGGAGCAACACTCGCAGTGGGTGGCCAGCGTCCTGAAGCGGCCGAACTACAAAATGGTTTCTTTTATTTACCAACGATTTTTACTAATTGTACAAGTGACATGCGCATCGTTCAGGAAGAGGTCTTTGGCCCGGTATTAACCGTAGAAACGTTCACGTCCAAAGAAGAAGCCGTACAATTCGCGAACGATACGATTTACGGATTAGCCGGTGCCGTATGGACTCAGGATTTGGATAAAGCTGAATTTGTTGCCTCACGGCTCAGACTAGGTACCGTTTGGATCAATGATTTCCATCCTTATTTCGCACAAGCGCCATGGGGCGGTTATAAGCAATCTGGTATTGGTCGCGAGCTTGGCCGCGAAGGCATGGATGAATACACAGAGGTCAAACACATTTACCGCAATAAACAACCAGAACCTGTTCAGTGGTTCAAATAA